The proteins below are encoded in one region of Streptomyces cyanogenus:
- a CDS encoding putative quinol monooxygenase, which translates to MLPTLGLLARIEAKPDHAQDVHDLLTGALALAEAEEGTLTWFAFRMGPTTFGIFDAFGTEEARQAHLEGEIAQALLGQGARLLAEAPDIQPVDVLAAKLPTATRV; encoded by the coding sequence GTGCTTCCCACCCTTGGCCTGCTGGCCCGCATTGAAGCCAAGCCCGACCACGCCCAGGACGTCCACGACCTGCTCACCGGGGCGTTGGCCCTGGCGGAGGCGGAAGAAGGCACCCTGACCTGGTTCGCCTTCCGGATGGGCCCCACCACGTTCGGCATCTTCGACGCCTTCGGGACCGAGGAGGCCCGGCAGGCTCACCTCGAAGGCGAGATCGCTCAAGCGCTCCTCGGTCAGGGGGCGCGTCTGCTTGCGGAGGCGCCGGACATCCAGCCGGTGGACGTCCTCGCTGCGAAGCTCCCGACAGCCACTCGCGTCTGA
- a CDS encoding GlxA family transcriptional regulator: MKVAVLVLDDVFDSGLTSVLDVLQTANELRTELPHPPPPWDVDLVGVREAPVRTGAGLVVQTTAADRCGASLPDVLVVPGITHKQPEPLLTWTAAEAQQPARELLCRYRAEDVPVAAACTATFLLAESGILNDLQATTSWWLAPYFRRRYPQVRLDDTHMLIRAEGVTTAGAAFAHLDLALALVQQRSPALAELTARYLVIDSRPTQSAYAIPSHLARTDPLVDAFERWLRTHLDQPLSIADTARALGSSERTLQRACDRVLGISPVQFAQEIRLEQAIHLLRTTELSTEAVARRVGYHNATTLTTLLRRRHTSPGRLRRPAASLTSEP; this comes from the coding sequence ATGAAGGTTGCCGTGCTGGTCTTGGATGACGTGTTCGACTCAGGGCTGACGTCAGTGCTTGATGTGCTGCAGACGGCCAACGAACTGCGCACAGAGCTGCCACATCCTCCACCACCGTGGGACGTTGACCTCGTCGGCGTCCGTGAGGCCCCCGTACGCACCGGCGCAGGGCTCGTCGTCCAGACCACCGCAGCCGACCGATGCGGCGCTTCCCTGCCGGATGTGCTGGTGGTACCCGGTATCACCCACAAGCAGCCTGAGCCACTGCTGACGTGGACGGCGGCTGAGGCGCAGCAGCCCGCGCGTGAGCTGCTGTGCCGCTACCGCGCCGAAGACGTTCCCGTCGCAGCGGCGTGCACCGCGACATTCCTGCTCGCCGAAAGCGGCATCCTCAACGACCTTCAGGCAACGACCAGCTGGTGGCTCGCTCCCTACTTTCGGCGCCGCTACCCCCAGGTACGCCTGGATGACACGCACATGCTCATCCGCGCCGAGGGCGTCACCACCGCAGGTGCCGCCTTCGCGCACCTCGACCTGGCCCTCGCCCTCGTCCAACAGCGCAGCCCGGCCCTGGCGGAGCTCACCGCCCGCTACCTGGTGATCGACTCCCGGCCCACACAGTCCGCCTATGCCATCCCCAGCCACCTGGCACGCACAGATCCACTCGTCGACGCCTTCGAACGCTGGCTGCGTACCCACCTCGATCAGCCGCTGAGCATCGCCGACACCGCACGCGCCCTGGGCAGCAGCGAACGTACCCTGCAGCGCGCATGCGACCGAGTCCTCGGCATCTCCCCTGTCCAGTTCGCCCAGGAAATCCGGCTCGAGCAAGCCATCCACCTCCTGCGCACCACTGAACTGTCCACCGAAGCAGTGGCTCGCCGTGTCGGCTACCACAACGCCACGACGCTGACCACCCTGCTCCGCCGCCGCCACACCAGCCCCGGCCGGCTCCGCCGCCCGGCCGCCTCACTCACATCAGAACCGTAA